One part of the Macadamia integrifolia cultivar HAES 741 unplaced genomic scaffold, SCU_Mint_v3 scaffold2518, whole genome shotgun sequence genome encodes these proteins:
- the LOC122066661 gene encoding protein SHORT-ROOT: MFFSLLISNTNQKKVSIHTKVSSSVLFIDHVGRLWLNAWMDTLFRLVSFQSSDQSFNSATTTRTSTSSRSSRYTNNNNNNYFNSHYHYHHHQPGGGEEEEEEEEEEECCNNNFYMDDDDFSSSSSKHFFPYHHQQQQQQQQNPHPTTTATPTTTTTTASSSHAGALEPSSAGEFGFSPAPDLNLQGFASDKWATNLLMETARAIADKNSGRVQQLMWMLNELSSPYGDTDQKLASYFLQALFCRMTDSGERCYRTLTSASDKTCSFESTRKMVLKFQEVSPWTTFGHVACNGAILEALEGESKLHIVDISNTYCTQWPTLLEALATRTDETPHLRLTTVVANKSATASGGGGGGGGGTSGSSAAAAQKVMKEIGNRMEKFARLMGVPFKFNTVHHTGDLSEMDLVAELDLRDDEALAINCVGTLHTVGAVENRRDAVLAAFRRLRPKIVTVVEEEAELDSVGIGMEEEGGFDFFRGFQECVRWFRVYLESLDESFPRTSNERLMLERGAGRALVDLLACPPAQSSESRESGARWSRRLREIGFNPVPFSDDVLDDVRALLRRYREGVWSMTTTSTPAFSDAGIFLAWKDQPVVWASAWRPFS, encoded by the coding sequence aTGTTCTTCTCCCTTTTGATCTCCAACACCAaccaaaagaaagtctcaattCATACCAAGGTTTCTTCCAGCGTTTTATTTATTGATCATGTGGGTCGTCTCTGGTTAAATGCATGGATGGATACCTTGTTTAGGCTAGTTAGTTTTCAATCCTCCGACCAGTCTTTCAACTCTGCTACTACTACTAGAACCTCCACCAGTTCCAGATCTTCTAGAtataccaacaacaacaacaacaactacttcaACAGTCATTatcactaccatcaccaccaaCCAGgaggtggagaagaagaagaagaagaggaagaagaggaagaatgcTGCAACAACAACTTTTACATGGATGACGAcgacttctcttcttcctcttccaagCACTTCTTCCCttatcatcatcaacaacaacaacaacagcaacagaaCCCGCACCCAACCACCACTGCCACGCCAACCACAACCACCACTACCGCCTCTAGTAGCCATGCTGGGGCCTTGGAGCCCAGCAGCGCAGGGGAGTTCGGCTTCTCCCCAGCACCAGACCTCAACCTGCAGGGGTTTGCGTCAGACAAGTGGGCGACCAACCTGCTCATGGAGACGGCCAGAGCCATTGCCGACAAGAACAGCGGCCGCGTACAACAGCTGATGTGGATGTTGAACGAGCTGAGCTCACCCTACGGTGACACCGACCAAAAGCTTGCCTCCTACTTTCTCCAGGCTCTTTTCTGCCGCATGACTGACTCCGGGGAGCGCTGCTATCGTACTCTCACGTCCGCCTCGGACAAGACCTGCTCCTTCGAGTCCACCAGGAAGATGGTGCTCAAGTTCCAGGAGGTGAGCCCATGGACCACCTTCGGCCACGTCGCCTGCAACGGTGCAATCCTGGAGGCTCTGGAAGGCGAGTCCAAGCTCCACATCGTCGACATCAGCAACACATACTGCACCCAGTGGCCCACCCTGCTGGAGGCTCTGGCCACCCGCACTGACGAGACCCCACACCTTCGACTCACCACCGTCGTCGCCAACAAGTCAGCCACCGCttctggaggaggaggaggaggaggaggaggaaccTCTGGTTCTTCTGCTGCAGCGGcgcagaaagtgatgaaggagaTAGGAAACCGAATGGAGAAGTTCGCGAGGCTGATGGGGGTGCCCTTCAAATTCAACACGGTTCACCACACGGGAGACCTATCGGAGATGGACCTTGTGGCTGAGTTGGACCTCAGAGACGATGAGGCTCTTGCCATCAACTGCGTGGGCACCTTACACACTGTGGGGGCGGTGGAGAACCGCAGGGATGCCGTGCTGGCGGCGTTCCGGAGGCTGAGACCGAAGATCGTAACGGTGGTAGAGGAGGAGGCCGAGCTGGACAGCGTTGGAATTGGAATGGAGGAGGAGGGGGGTTTTGACTTCTTCAGGGGATTCCAGGAGTGCGTGAGGTGGTTCAGGGTGTACCTGGAGTCACTGGACGAATCGTTCCCGAGGACCAGCAACGAGCGGCTGATGCTGGAGCGTGGCGCTGGGCGTGCCCTGGTGGACCTCCTGGCCTGCCCACCAGCCCAATCCAGCGAGAGTCGCGAGTCGGGGGCCCGCTGGTCCCGTCGGCTGAGGGAGATCGGGTTCAACCCGGTCCCCTTCAGCGATGACGTGTTGGATGACGTGCGTGCGCTGCTCCGGCGGTACAGAGAGGGCGTGTGGTCCATGACGACTACAAGCACACCGGCCTTTTCCGACGCCGGCATATTCCTGGCCTGGAAAGACCAGCCGGTCGTGTGGGCTAGCGCCTGGAGGCCTTTTTCGTAG